GGAAATGTTCAACAGCTGCCGCAGCAACGCCGCCGTCGACGCCGCCCCACGAGCCGTGGCCAGCCGGCGGTCGTCGACTTCGGCGACCAGCCGCAACGACGCCGCCGACAACCTGCGTGCCGCCGTCTCCAGCACCTGCTGCAGGTCGAGCAGCTCCTCATCCCCGCACCGCCACAACGCGGAACCCGCGAGCCCGTCGACCGCCGCAGTCAGAGACCTGACCGCGTCCCACACCGGGTGTCCACCGGGACCCGAACTGCTGACCATGACCACACCATAAACCGACCCACCGACAATTCCCCGAGCCCGGAAACCCCTGCCACACAAGAACTTTCCGTCACCCTACGACAGCGTGCCGTGGCACCTAGGTGGAGCGTCCGAGCCACGTCCCCACCACTCGGCTCATGCCGGTTTCTTCCGGCTCGAAGCCGAGGGTCGAATAGAACTTCTGCATGTCAGGCGTGAAGATCGCGACGTGTTGGCCGGGAACGGTGGCGACGAGCCGCTCCACCACCTCTCGACCGATCCCCCGACGACGATGTGCCGACGCGGTCCAGACGTCGACCAGATACGCGTTGCATACGCCGTCGCTGAGGATGCGGCCGTTGGCGACGTATTCGCCGTCGCAGCGGCCGAAGGCGACGGCGTGAGAGTTTTCGTGCGAGCGCCGGTACTCCTCCGGCGTACGCCCGTTGTCGAATTGGTCCGCGGCAAGCGCCGCCTTGAGCGCCGCCCAGTCGACGTCGTCGATCCGCTCGGACAGGATGATTTCGGCCACGGCTCACCGTCTCATCCCGGTCAAGCCTCACCCCTCCTGGGTGATCCATCCGCGCCGTAGGACGGGGAGCCTGGCAGAGACGGTCGCGCGCGAATGCGACCGCGGGGAAGGACGACCATGACCACCGACACCACACGGCCGCGCCCGGGGGCGGCACCGGACCCGGGGGCGGCACCGGACCCGCGGCTCGAGGCCAGTGCGCTCACCCTTCGCTCGATGGGTACGCCGAACTCGGTGAAGCGCGAGTTCGACTTCTGGGACGACCGGTACGAGGCCCGTCGGCTCTTTTCCGAACTCCTCGGCACCTTCTTCCTGGTGCTCGTGGCGGTCGGCGGCGGCATGGTCAGTGCCCGCTTCGGCGGCAGCGCGGTTCCCTATACGGCGCTGGTCGTGGCACCCGCGCTGATGGTGACCGCGATCATCCTGTTCATGGGAGCGGTTTCCGGAGCACACCTCAACCCCGGAGTCAGCATCGCGTTCGCCCTTCGAGGCGACTTCCCGTGGAAGCGCGTTCCGGCCTACCTCGTCGCCCAATTCGTGGGGGCCATCTTGGCCACCCTTGTGCTGCGCGCGCTGATCGGCAAGCAGGGCGCGGCGGGCCTCACCCTTCCAGGGCACGGCATCTCCACCGGTACGGCGCTGGTGTGGGAAATCATCCTGACCGCCGGCCTCGTGAGCACCATCCTCGGCACCGCGTCCGGCGCCCAGCAGGTGGGGCCCATCGCCGCTGTCGGTGTCGGCAGCTACATAGCGCTCGCCGGGCTGTGGGGGTCGCCGGTCAGTGGTGCCTCGATGAACACCGCCCGTTCGCTGGGACCGGCGCTCGTCCTCGGCGACTGGACGTCCTGGTGGGCCTATCTGGTCGGACCGATCGCGGGCGCATTAGTCGCCGTCGTCTTCGCGAACTTCCTCCGCGGGGCCGGCGGCGGGCAGAGTG
The Mycobacteriales bacterium DNA segment above includes these coding regions:
- a CDS encoding GNAT family N-acetyltransferase; the protein is MAEIILSERIDDVDWAALKAALAADQFDNGRTPEEYRRSHENSHAVAFGRCDGEYVANGRILSDGVCNAYLVDVWTASAHRRRGIGREVVERLVATVPGQHVAIFTPDMQKFYSTLGFEPEETGMSRVVGTWLGRST
- a CDS encoding aquaporin — its product is MTTDTTRPRPGAAPDPGAAPDPRLEASALTLRSMGTPNSVKREFDFWDDRYEARRLFSELLGTFFLVLVAVGGGMVSARFGGSAVPYTALVVAPALMVTAIILFMGAVSGAHLNPGVSIAFALRGDFPWKRVPAYLVAQFVGAILATLVLRALIGKQGAAGLTLPGHGISTGTALVWEIILTAGLVSTILGTASGAQQVGPIAAVGVGSYIALAGLWGSPVSGASMNTARSLGPALVLGDWTSWWAYLVGPIAGALVAVVFANFLRGAGGGQSGEAAAQGTLSRWFPSPTNGKKAGNGKKADPAPPTPPAASTPDS